Proteins encoded in a region of the Euleptes europaea isolate rEulEur1 chromosome 3, rEulEur1.hap1, whole genome shotgun sequence genome:
- the LOC130474859 gene encoding endosome-associated-trafficking regulator 1-like produces the protein MPRPLLAGCSHSRGLNEEEEEIQHCYHHHHTPPAPDHFKNLISSGDNQLKDLDNPATFFLKGMPKNKSHCTGRQHEPKNRSYRKKMARPTLALEEVSLTPEQLGLSLEFQGPLYQEAVVVENLSDDDDDWRERYPPSAYDKVHLSRMSNVAPYNPYSYNSPSHEGIEAFSSWPFSGNEPRDGCPTHTKVAESYAPCEEPIENVEYTSSHLSYDELKEENSMLRRKIKRIQNFSESQTQMVRNLERKLQATVNKEEKEAQDLEALVQQAEHSLQFMTQRALKAENDLEKIKQEMCFLQAELSCYKMENESLRSGQSSNMGAVKHHIDVALQNLLRVTNHAHATIHQLVFGTETLTLVADLLKSVGRMSEIETENESEKQT, from the coding sequence ATGCCACGCCCACTTCTCGCAGGCTGCTCACATTCCCGAGGCCTgaatgaggaggaagaggaaatccAGCACTGTTACCATCACCACCATACGCCACCTGCTCCTGATCACTTCAAGAACCTCATCAGCTCTGGAGACAATCAGCTGAAGGATTTAGACAACCCAGCCACATTTTTCTTGAAAGGGATGCCTAAAAATAAGAGCCACTGTACAGGGAGACAACACGAACCAAAAAACAGAAGttacaggaaaaaaatggctAGGCCGACACTGGCCCTTGAAGAAGTATCCCTGACTCCTGAACAACTTGGCTTGAGCTTGGAATTTCAAGGGCCATTGTACCAGGAAGCAGTAGTTGTTGAAAATCTATCGGATGACGACGACGACTGGAGAGAAAGATACCCACCGTCTGCCTATGACAAAGTTCATCTATCCAGGATGTCCAATGTGGCCCCATACAACCCCTATAGTTACAACTCACCTAGTCATGAAGGCATCGAGGCTTTCTCTTCATGGCCCTTCAGTGGAAATGAGCCACGTGATGGCTGTCCCACTCACACCAAGGTAGCTGAAAGTTACGCTCCCTGTGAAGAACCTATCGAAAACGTGGAGTATACTTCCTCACACCTGAGTTACGATGAGCTGAAGGAAGAAAATTCTATGCTGAGGAGAAAGATTAAAAGGATCCAGAACTTCTCGGAAAGTCAGACACAGATGGTGAGAAACCTTGAGAGGAAACTGCAAGCCACAGTCaataaagaggaaaaagaagctCAGGATTTGGAAGCTTTGGTGCAGCAGGCAGAACATAGCCTCCAGTTCATGACTCAAAGAGCTTTGAAGGCAGAGAACGATCTTGAAAAGATAAAACAGGAGATGTGTTTCCTCCAGGCTGAGCTGTCGTGCTATAAGATGGAGAATGAAAGTTTGAGATCTGGCCAGTCCAGCAACATGGGAGCCGTTAAACACCATATAGACGTTGCTTTGCAGAACCTCCTCAGGGTCACCAACCACGCACATGCTACCATCCATCAGCTGGTCTTTGGGACTGAAACACTGACACTTGTTGCTGACCTCCTTAAATCTGTAGGCAGAATGTCCGAAATTGAAACGGAAAACGAATCAGAGAAACAAACGTAG
- the KCNJ4 gene encoding inward rectifier potassium channel 4, with protein sequence MIKRVMGSIRINRYSIVSTEEDGHKVSSLGSLDGHNRNGKGHAPRRKRRNRFVKKNGQCNVYFANLSNKSQRYMADIFTTCVDTRWRYMLMIFSAAFLVSWLFFGLLFWIIAFFHGDLEAPSTGSGSTAAKFCIRHVNGFLGAFLFSVETQTTIGYGFRYVTEECPLAIMVVVVQSIVGCVIDSFMIGTIMAKMARPKKRAQTLLFSHHAVISLRDGKLCLMWRVGNLRRSHIVEAHVRAQLIKPYMTAEGEYLPVDQRDLNVGYDIGLDRIFLVSPIIIVHEIDEESPLYGMGKEELEREDFEIVVILEGMVEATAMTTQARSSYLSSEILWGHRFEPVVFEEKKHYKVDYSRFHRTYEVAGTPFCSARELQESKITVLPSPPPPPSAFCYENELALVSQDEDEDEDDLDVGVDLGGSPKEDAGVIPMMEFGSHMDLDRLQVSISLDTLSYHRESAI encoded by the exons ATGATAAAGCGAGTCATGGGCAGCATCAGGATAAACAG gtaCAGTATTGTCTCCACTGAAGAAGATGGGCATAAAGTCTCTTCCTTGGGCAGCCTTGATGGGCACAACCGGAATGGGAAAGGCCATGCCCCCCGACGGAAACGGCGCAACCGTTTTGTTAAGAAGAATGGCCAGTGCAATGTCTACTTTGCCAACCTAAGCAACAAGTCCCAGCGCTACATGGCCGATATCTTCACAACATGTGTGGACACTCGCTGGCGGTACATGCTCATGATCTTTTCTGCAGCCTTTTTGGTTTCCTGGTTGTTTTTTGGTCTCCTCTTCTGGATCATTGCTTTCTTTCACGGTGACTTAGAAGCTCCCAGTACAGGAAGCGGCTCCACCGCTGCAAAATTCTGCATCAGACATGTGAATGGGTTTTTGGGAGCTTTCCTTTTTTCAGTAGAAACACAGACAACTATTGGGTACGGTTTCCGATATGTGACTGAGGAATGCCCATTAGCcattatggtggtggtggtacaaTCCATTGTGGGCTGTGTTATTGACTCCTTCATGATTGGCACCATAATGGCTAAGATGGCACGCCCCAAGAAAAGGGCCCAGACTCTCCTTTTCAGTCATCATGCTGTCATCTCTTTGCGGGATGGTAAACTGTGCCTCATGTGGCGGGTAGGAAATCTGAGGAGAAGCCATATTGTAGAAGCTCATGTTCGGGCCCAGCTTATCAAGCCCTACATGACAGCTGAAGGTGAGTATCTTCCAGTAGACCAGCGGGATCTGAATGTGGGGTATGACATAGGCCTGGACCGCATCTTCTTAGTATCTCCCATTATTATTGTCCATGAGATTGATGAGGAAAGTCCACTCTATGGAATGGGCAAGGAAGAACTGGAGAGGGAGGACTTTGAGATAGTTGTCATCCTTGAAGGCATGGTGGAAGCTACAGCCATGACCACCCAGGCTCGCAGCTCCTACTTGTCTAGTGAGATCCTCTGGGGCCATCGCTTTGAGCCTGTAGTCTTTGAGGAGAAGAAACATTATAAGGTGGACTATTCACGTTTTCACAGGACCTACGAGGTGGCTGGAACCCCTTTCTGCTCTGCGCGGGAGTTGCAGGAGAGCAAGATCACCGTCCTGCCTTCACCCCCACCACCTCCCAGTGCCTTCTGCTATGAGAATGAGTTAGCTCTTGTCAGCCaggatgaagatgaagatgaggATGACTTGGATGTAGGAGTAGACTTGGGAGGAAGCCCTAAGGAGGATGCAGGAGTCATACCTATGATGGAGTTTGGGAGCCACATGGATTTGGATCGATTGCAAGTATCCATCTCCCTGGATACACTCTCATACCATAGGGAATCAGCCATCTAA